The following DNA comes from Thermodesulfobacteriota bacterium.
AGGAAACTCCAGATGTTCCCCCCGCAGGCCGAGGAATTCATGGTGATGTTGCCGCGCAGCGGATGGGTGTCCGTGGCCGCCATGTAATCCACGGCCAGGTGGTAGGCCTGCATGTTGTCGCAGTAGAAATGGACGGTGTCGGGCCCGCCGAAGACATCCGCTTTGGCCAGGGGGGCCACGGCGATGCCGATCAGGCCTTCGGTCATGCGGGCCTTGGTCCGGATAAAGCGCTCGGCCTGTTCCAGGGATTTCGTGTATTTGGCCTGGCCCTTGATTTCGCCCTCGTCCAGTTCCTTCCAGCCGAAATTGTACTGGGCGTTGCCGCACCCCAGGTGCTTCTTCTCGCCGTAGACGATCCGGCCCTGCATCCGGGCCGCGATCTCCCACTGGCAGAACGTCAGCGGCTTGACCGGTGAATGGTATTCATCGGCCTTTTCCTTAAAAGCGTCGACCCGGGACTGGTCAAAAAAAAATTTAACCGCTATGGGATAATGATAAAGCCGCAACTCCTCCATCAGCATCCGCTGCATTTCCTGATATGTCAT
Coding sequences within:
- a CDS encoding DUF169 domain-containing protein → MTYQEMQRMLMEELRLYHYPIAVKFFFDQSRVDAFKEKADEYHSPVKPLTFCQWEIAARMQGRIVYGEKKHLGCGNAQYNFGWKELDEGEIKGQAKYTKSLEQAERFIRTKARMTEGLIGIAVAPLAKADVFGGPDTVHFYCDNMQAYHLAVDYMAATDTHPLRGNITMNSSACGGNIWSFLNREFNMLPSCSGAYNAGKTERGEINVIIPGSAIAAVCLRLKERIDECGSGAITRPGDGFPGADICKNCPLIVFKKEPGKEA